One part of the Laspinema palackyanum D2c genome encodes these proteins:
- a CDS encoding OmpA family protein has product MMDLSQKKQVKRIEDQEWLKTVNHEKIPPAPDPLENLRDVLLEALGGNPVKRAPLSEPSNDKTSQKLTTDRSVSREWKSGDSGENGGRDRGKKKRDRPSPKPRKNGEWQTITVDHYAIAEAADQPTPAPSSSSATIREELTQKAHSPHENEFPDPSQLNPESATAKQQTFPGLPEPETHLNGNHFTHQGNSTAHLNPPFSTESGSNSDLNPTHPLNSPVVTETNTKPDEKSPVQTENSEPEDNKWPTLKTYSPQSNSAIISEPSELQGNSSALLAGMEQLESLFGIETPGQSSPTPPVSADSLETVDPMASLQQLLLGAQLSDLDRLKQSVIENDLPGLRELLVKTNSNLQSLESQIYDPQKLIELLKPWIAEILSRKISDSKEEVAKALVPIIDEVIKNRSQENKAAMSSAIASILPTAITQQIKDSPQDVAKALGPEMAMAIKEQIRLDRNSIAQALAPEMGRTIKEQIRLERDAMVDALYPVIGNTISKYMTEAIKSINEKVANALSVEGVERKIRAKVQGVSEAELILKESIPFVVQAVFLIHKASGLVISEAQEEGDYRLESEMVAGMLTAIRSFVNDCIVKPGEISELSEVEYGDSKIILEVGGYCYLAVILKGIPSKAYIKKMRKTVSIIILDYEQTIEEFDGDPGNIPPRIQELVNQLIESASPTAEGKPYALLGLFLGGCTFMLVVWMGFFYYNSVQRRIQSQVAVALSSAPELGVYRLEVKAKQNRVIVSGKLPNPELRQQAESIAAAAAGDRILENQIIAVDVPPDSTLVRGEVARVSEVFNQRNGVEITANYQDRTVTIAGTVLERSQAEQIVQGFKQIPGVNSVVSTLKLDPVTIQTRIYFDAGSARLNPSYEQTVATLKEFLEQYPEKNLRIIGHSDRTGSRRINERLALQRAQAVQTALIQLGIQPTRLEAIGDSNPPQDVDSSQPKLLGRVVLFEPITPEAKN; this is encoded by the coding sequence ATGATGGATTTGTCACAGAAAAAGCAAGTTAAGCGCATCGAAGACCAAGAGTGGTTAAAGACGGTAAATCATGAAAAAATACCACCCGCGCCAGATCCCTTGGAGAACTTGCGGGATGTCTTGCTCGAAGCCCTGGGGGGTAACCCGGTAAAAAGGGCACCATTGTCCGAACCCAGTAATGACAAAACCTCACAAAAGCTCACCACCGATCGCAGCGTAAGCCGGGAATGGAAATCGGGGGATTCGGGAGAAAATGGCGGACGAGATCGAGGGAAGAAAAAACGCGATCGCCCCTCTCCTAAACCGCGCAAAAACGGGGAATGGCAGACCATTACCGTTGACCATTATGCGATCGCCGAAGCGGCAGACCAACCCACCCCTGCCCCATCTAGTTCATCCGCAACAATCAGGGAAGAACTCACCCAAAAGGCTCATTCTCCTCATGAGAATGAGTTCCCAGACCCTTCCCAACTCAACCCGGAGTCTGCAACGGCAAAACAGCAGACCTTCCCTGGATTGCCCGAACCCGAGACCCATTTAAACGGAAATCATTTCACCCATCAGGGGAATTCTACTGCCCATTTAAACCCTCCCTTTTCAACGGAATCCGGTTCAAATTCCGACCTTAACCCAACCCATCCCCTTAATAGTCCAGTTGTAACAGAAACGAATACAAAACCGGATGAAAAAAGCCCTGTTCAGACTGAAAATAGTGAACCGGAAGATAATAAATGGCCCACCCTAAAAACCTATTCACCTCAGAGTAACTCAGCCATTATTTCCGAACCATCCGAGTTGCAAGGGAATAGCTCGGCGCTACTCGCGGGAATGGAGCAATTAGAAAGCCTGTTCGGGATAGAAACCCCGGGGCAATCTTCCCCAACCCCCCCGGTGAGTGCGGATTCATTAGAAACCGTCGATCCGATGGCAAGTTTGCAGCAGCTTTTACTCGGGGCGCAATTATCGGACCTCGATCGCCTCAAGCAATCCGTAATCGAAAATGACTTACCGGGATTGCGAGAATTGCTGGTAAAAACTAACAGCAACTTACAATCTCTGGAAAGTCAAATTTATGACCCGCAAAAGCTGATTGAACTGCTTAAACCCTGGATTGCGGAAATTCTCAGTCGAAAAATTAGCGACTCCAAAGAAGAAGTGGCTAAGGCATTGGTTCCGATCATTGATGAAGTGATTAAGAACCGATCGCAAGAAAATAAAGCAGCCATGAGTTCGGCGATCGCCTCCATCCTGCCCACCGCTATTACCCAACAAATCAAAGATAGCCCGCAAGATGTCGCCAAGGCTCTGGGACCCGAAATGGCAATGGCAATTAAAGAACAAATCCGCCTGGATCGCAACTCGATCGCCCAAGCTTTAGCCCCAGAAATGGGACGTACCATCAAAGAACAAATTCGCCTGGAACGCGATGCAATGGTAGATGCCCTCTATCCCGTCATTGGGAATACCATTAGCAAATATATGACCGAGGCGATTAAGTCTATTAACGAAAAAGTCGCTAACGCTCTGAGTGTGGAGGGAGTAGAACGCAAAATTCGCGCCAAAGTCCAGGGGGTTTCTGAAGCAGAACTGATTCTCAAAGAATCCATTCCCTTTGTCGTGCAAGCCGTCTTTTTAATTCACAAAGCCTCGGGGTTAGTAATTTCCGAAGCCCAAGAAGAGGGGGACTACCGCTTAGAATCAGAAATGGTCGCCGGAATGCTCACGGCGATTCGCAGTTTTGTCAATGATTGTATTGTTAAACCCGGGGAAATTTCTGAATTAAGTGAAGTTGAATATGGAGATTCAAAAATCATTTTGGAAGTGGGGGGATACTGCTATTTAGCGGTGATTCTTAAAGGCATTCCCAGCAAAGCCTATATCAAAAAAATGCGAAAAACCGTCAGCATAATTATCTTGGATTATGAGCAAACCATTGAGGAATTTGATGGAGATCCAGGGAATATTCCCCCTCGCATTCAGGAATTGGTCAATCAACTCATCGAATCAGCCAGTCCAACAGCGGAGGGAAAACCTTATGCCTTATTAGGTTTATTTCTGGGTGGCTGTACCTTCATGCTGGTTGTTTGGATGGGGTTCTTTTACTATAATTCTGTCCAACGCCGGATTCAGTCCCAAGTCGCTGTGGCGTTGAGTTCGGCCCCGGAATTAGGGGTGTATCGGTTAGAGGTGAAGGCGAAGCAGAATCGAGTGATTGTATCGGGAAAGTTACCCAATCCAGAATTGCGTCAACAGGCGGAAAGTATTGCGGCAGCCGCTGCAGGCGATCGCATCTTAGAGAATCAAATTATTGCCGTTGATGTCCCCCCAGACTCTACCCTAGTCCGAGGAGAAGTAGCGCGAGTCAGTGAGGTTTTTAATCAAAGAAACGGGGTGGAAATTACGGCTAACTATCAGGACCGAACGGTCACCATCGCCGGGACCGTTTTGGAGAGGTCTCAGGCGGAGCAAATCGTCCAAGGGTTCAAGCAAATTCCTGGGGTTAACTCTGTGGTAAGTACCCTAAAACTTGACCCGGTGACGATTCAAACTCGGATCTATTTTGATGCCGGTTCTGCCCGGTTAAACCCCAGTTATGAACAGACTGTGGCCACCCTGAAGGAGTTTCTTGAACAATATCCTGAGAAAAATCTCAGGATCATTGGTCATAGCGATCGCACAGGTTCTCGTCGGATTAACGAACGGTTGGCGTTGCAACGGGCGCAAGCGGTTCAAACTGCCCTGATTCAGTTAGGAATACAACCCACTCGTTTAGAGGCGATCGGGGATAGTAACCCGCCTCAAGACGTAGACTCCAGCCAACCTAAATTATTAGGGCGGGTTGTTCTTTTTGAGCCAATCACACCAGAAGCCAAAAATTAA
- the gatB gene encoding Asp-tRNA(Asn)/Glu-tRNA(Gln) amidotransferase subunit GatB, whose amino-acid sequence MTLSAPVTTKYEAIIGLETHCQLSTKTKIFSNSSTAFGAPPNANIDPVCMGLPGVLPVLNQKVLEYAVKAGLALNCQIAPYSKFDRKQYFYPDLPKNYQISQYDLPIAEHGWLEIELVDEQGNANRKRIGITRLHMEEDAGKLVHAGSDRLSGSTYSLVDYNRTGIPLIEIVSEPDLRSGQEAAEYAQELQRIVRYLGVSDGNMQEGSLRCDVNISVRPVGQEEFGVKVEIKNMNSFSAIQRAIEYEIERQIEAINNGEPIYQETRLWEEGSQRTISMRSKEGSSDYRYFPEPDLGPIEVPSSQLEQWKSELPELPAQKRDRYETEIGLSPYDARVITDDRAVAEYFEATLAEGGDAKQAANWIQGDITGYLKTEKLNITEIALTPGALAELTGLITSGTISGKIAKDILPELLTQGGSPKELVESKGLIQISDTSALEKMIDEAIAAHPKEVESYRNGKTKLKGFFVGQVMKLSGGRADPKLTNQLVEQKLNG is encoded by the coding sequence ATGACGCTTTCTGCACCCGTAACAACGAAGTACGAAGCGATAATCGGACTAGAAACCCATTGTCAGCTCAGTACCAAAACTAAGATTTTCTCCAATTCCTCTACGGCATTTGGTGCGCCACCCAATGCCAACATCGATCCAGTCTGTATGGGGTTGCCTGGGGTGTTGCCAGTTTTGAATCAAAAGGTCCTGGAATACGCCGTAAAAGCAGGACTGGCACTCAACTGCCAGATTGCGCCTTACAGCAAATTTGACCGCAAGCAGTATTTTTATCCGGATTTACCGAAAAATTATCAAATTTCTCAGTATGACTTGCCGATCGCCGAACATGGTTGGCTGGAAATCGAACTGGTAGACGAACAGGGAAATGCCAACCGCAAGCGGATCGGGATTACCCGTCTGCACATGGAAGAAGATGCCGGAAAACTGGTCCATGCTGGCAGCGATCGCCTCTCCGGTTCCACCTACTCCCTAGTAGACTACAACCGCACCGGGATTCCCCTAATTGAAATCGTCAGCGAACCGGATTTGCGATCGGGACAAGAAGCGGCAGAATATGCCCAAGAACTGCAACGGATCGTCCGCTACCTCGGCGTTAGCGACGGGAATATGCAAGAAGGCTCCCTGCGCTGTGACGTGAATATTTCCGTGCGTCCCGTGGGACAGGAAGAATTCGGCGTCAAAGTCGAAATTAAAAATATGAACTCGTTTAGCGCCATCCAACGGGCGATCGAGTATGAAATCGAACGACAAATCGAAGCCATCAACAACGGCGAACCCATCTACCAAGAAACCCGCCTCTGGGAAGAAGGCAGCCAACGCACGATTAGTATGCGGAGTAAAGAAGGGTCTAGCGATTATCGCTACTTCCCCGAACCGGATTTAGGACCGATTGAAGTCCCCTCCAGCCAACTGGAACAGTGGAAATCCGAACTCCCGGAACTCCCCGCCCAAAAACGCGATCGCTACGAAACCGAAATCGGCTTATCCCCCTATGATGCGCGGGTAATCACTGATGATCGTGCCGTGGCGGAATATTTTGAAGCCACCCTCGCGGAAGGTGGGGATGCCAAACAAGCTGCCAACTGGATTCAAGGGGATATTACCGGCTATTTAAAAACTGAAAAGCTGAATATTACCGAAATTGCCCTAACTCCAGGCGCGTTGGCAGAACTGACGGGATTAATTACCTCCGGGACCATCAGCGGCAAAATTGCCAAAGATATCTTACCCGAACTGCTCACCCAAGGCGGGTCACCCAAGGAACTGGTAGAAAGCAAGGGGTTAATTCAAATCAGCGATACATCAGCCTTGGAAAAAATGATTGACGAGGCGATCGCTGCTCATCCCAAAGAAGTCGAATCCTACCGCAACGGCAAAACCAAGCTCAAAGGCTTCTTTGTCGGACAAGTCATGAAACTCAGCGGAGGACGTGCGGACCCCAAATTAACCAACCAATTGGTTGAGCAAAAGC